The proteins below are encoded in one region of Sphingobacterium sp. R2:
- a CDS encoding Rne/Rng family ribonuclease, whose product MVKELIIDSTPDKGVTIALLQDKQLVELNREPANNNFAVGDIYLGRIKRIMPGLNAAFVDVGYEKDAFLHYLDLGPQVQSLLKLTRIVKNGSYQEKLLNSLKLEKDIDKAGKISDVLSKNMLVPVQIAKEPISTKGPRLSSDLSIAGRFVVLVPFSSTVSISKRIKGSNERNRLKKIVEGIKPSNFGVIIRTVSEGKGVEELQRDLLDLISKWELFTKRLRSAEPPQKVLGEMDRASTILRDILTDEFSHIYVNDPSIFEETKSYIHDISPDLEKIVKLYKHKEPIFDHFGVEKQIKAAFGKTVTLPGGAYLVIEHTEALHVIDVNSGNRSANKENQEDNALLVNMEAAKEIARQLRLRDMGGIVVIDFIDMHKPNHRKELYTFLKECMASDRARHTILPPSKFGLVQITRQRVRPEMNIVTNEKCPACDGTGEIRSSIVVMDDIENNLKFILQEQNEKKVTLCVHPYIDAYIKSGLISKRMKWFMKYGKWIKVNPMTSYYLTEFHFFNAKDEEIKL is encoded by the coding sequence TTGGTAAAGGAATTAATTATCGATTCAACTCCTGATAAAGGGGTAACTATTGCTTTACTTCAAGATAAGCAGCTTGTTGAACTTAACCGTGAGCCCGCAAATAATAACTTCGCCGTTGGAGATATCTATCTCGGACGTATTAAGCGAATTATGCCAGGGCTTAATGCAGCATTCGTAGATGTAGGCTACGAAAAGGATGCTTTTCTACATTATTTAGATTTGGGTCCTCAAGTTCAATCTTTGCTAAAGCTTACCCGTATAGTAAAGAATGGCAGTTATCAAGAGAAACTGCTCAATAGTTTAAAACTTGAAAAGGATATCGATAAAGCTGGTAAGATCTCTGATGTCTTGAGCAAAAATATGCTCGTGCCAGTACAAATCGCCAAAGAACCCATTTCAACAAAAGGACCGCGTCTGAGTTCAGACCTTTCAATAGCAGGTCGTTTTGTCGTTCTGGTACCTTTCTCAAGTACTGTTTCCATTTCCAAGCGTATCAAAGGTAGTAACGAGCGCAACCGCCTCAAGAAGATTGTCGAAGGGATTAAGCCATCAAATTTTGGCGTGATTATCCGTACAGTGTCTGAAGGTAAGGGGGTCGAAGAACTACAACGCGACTTATTGGACCTGATCTCAAAATGGGAGCTATTTACCAAACGTCTTCGTAGTGCTGAACCGCCGCAAAAGGTTCTTGGAGAAATGGATCGTGCATCCACTATTCTACGGGATATTTTGACCGACGAGTTTTCGCATATTTATGTTAATGATCCTTCGATATTCGAAGAAACAAAATCATATATACACGATATCTCTCCAGATTTGGAGAAAATTGTCAAGCTTTATAAACATAAAGAGCCAATTTTTGATCATTTTGGAGTTGAAAAGCAAATCAAGGCAGCTTTTGGCAAAACGGTAACATTACCAGGTGGTGCGTATCTCGTTATTGAGCATACCGAAGCCTTACATGTTATCGATGTCAACAGTGGTAACCGCTCCGCTAATAAGGAGAATCAGGAAGACAATGCATTGCTGGTCAACATGGAAGCAGCAAAAGAAATTGCGCGACAGCTGCGTTTACGTGATATGGGCGGAATTGTAGTCATCGATTTTATCGATATGCATAAACCCAATCATCGAAAAGAGCTGTATACGTTCTTAAAAGAATGTATGGCGTCGGATAGAGCAAGACATACGATTTTACCACCAAGTAAATTTGGATTGGTACAAATTACACGTCAGCGTGTCAGACCTGAAATGAATATTGTCACAAACGAAAAATGTCCGGCTTGTGATGGGACAGGTGAGATCCGATCAAGTATTGTCGTGATGGATGATATTGAAAATAATTTGAAATTTATTCTTCAAGAACAAAACGAAAAAAAGGTGACCTTATGTGTTCACCCTTATATAGACGCCTACATTAAGTCTGGTTTGATTTCTAAAAGAATGAAATGGTTCATGAAGTACGGAAAATGGATTAAAGTAAATCCAATGACGTCATATTACCTAACTGAATTCCATTTCTTCAATGCGAAGGATGAAGAAATCAAGTTATAA